The genomic DNA taaaaaacaaaaaaacaaatagtataactttaaaatgtttttttattatctaaaaaccaaataaattttGGTATCAACCAAATtgttacatttttaaaatatattttaataatttttattataaaaataatccgCAAATTTAAAAGACTCAAaaccattattttaaaatatgaattcatGCATTTtaccaaataatttataagatcaAAACAATATTTACGGAAGAAGAATAATGATAGAAAACGGAAATTTGATGTtgtattgaaaataatatgataatatgaTTGAACTTGAAGAATAAAAAGTCCAATGTGTTATCACATATTTACGGAATAAAATTCTCCTCTTTAATATTAATccttataaaatttgttaatatttccGTAACTTTccattttaattatgttaaagTAATCCCTAAATTGAAAAGATTTTTTCCTTCTCGTTGTATTTTGACCCCCAATTACGTTTCGCCACCAGTTATTAGGTCACGATTCAGTTATGAGGTTGATGATGAAGGTGAGAGATCATAGAGCCAGATCAGATGCAAAATCAGGTAAATTTGTTCTTAAATTGCAAATGGAATCCTTTCTAATTGTAAAAATCGGGATATGTATGTAGCTGATGATTTTGTTAACATAGAATAATTTCAATCGATACATTGAACACTGTACAGTGAGAATGCTAAATTGTTCAAAATCCTTAATGAAATGGAAACTCCTCCTCCCACATGTATCATTGCTCTGATTATTGACGAGATTACCACGAAAGCTTTGATTTCCAACCATCTGTTTGTTCGCTAGGAGGCAAACTGAAGGGAAATCTAATTGATCGAACATTATTAACCAAATGATGATTATTATCCATGTTTAAGCTCTTTCTTACTTCTTCTCCTCCCCAGACATTCCCTTCAGTATCATCTTGGGAAAAATTCATACTGTAGTAGCCATTCATACTTTGTTCTGCCCCATCAAATACACTATTATCATGCTGAAAACTCTTGTTAAGCAGGGAAGTGACATCTGATGATGCGGTTTTAGCTGTAAACCCTAGCATTTCATTTGGTGGAAATGATGTGAAGCAAGCGGATAGGTCTTCATTCTGTGTAGGATAGATTGGTTGATATAATGGGATGTCCAAATCATggaaatttatgtttaaatcattGCTGGTTGAATTGATGGATGCGCCAGTGATATCGTTTGAGCAAGATGATATATTTTCGGGGCTAAAATGTGCAGGAAAAACGTTTTGGTTGAATAAATTGGATCCTTGAGCGAGGACTCTTTGTGCCATAGTGGTTGCTTTCTTGAATATCTTGCATATTGCCCATGCATCCTGTCATGAATTAAGgagataaatattgaaaactttccatatatattatacatgATTTGCAAGAATATGAGGATCTTCTTACATTTGCAGGAATGTTTTTGACATGAAACAGCTTCTTGGTTGGTGTCATGGAATCAGAAATAGAAGGAAGGCGGAATTCATGCATCATCCAATCAGTTTTAATTCCTTTGGCAGCCTTTCCCCTGTAGAAGACTAGGGACTTCTTCAAACCGATGCATTTGGTTCCATTAGAGGAGTATATAGGCCGGTCAGTACCTGTTGCCTTCCAGAAACCGGCTCCAGTCACACGGTTAGGCCTCGCACTGTTTCTGTATTTACGGTCTCTTGGGCAGTAGAAATACCATTCTTTCTCTCCATTAGATGCCAATTctagtgaaataaaattatttagagcCAAAAGCTAGTAAATTAGTGAACTCTATATCTAGCTATCATGGATCCTATTATATAggtgtatatatattcttactTGGTAGATCCCATGGATCATATTTGTAGATATCAGCTTGCTTAATCAGCTCAATTGAAAGAGGTCGTTGTTGAATCTTCCTAATCAGGTAGAATCCAACGAGCTCTTCATCTGTAGGGTGAAATCTGAATCCGGGAAGAATGACATCGTCCATCTTATCCacatctttcttcttctcatgaTCCATCTCTAACACTTAATAGCATCAATTAAAGGAACATATATAGGTTGCCTATTCTAGGACAGAGGATTTTTTATGAGAGTTCACTTGGTTGTGTTTATATTCAAATTGAATGATGTGGGGGAGAAACTAGATCAGTCTCAACTGTTTGTATATAGAATGTGAATATAGGGAGGAAttcacatttattatatatatagagagaaaggTATGTCATATGTGTGTGTATCCTTGTgtttatattttcttcttctaaatcAAGAGAAGGTGACAAAAGAGCAATCTTATATATGACAACACTAGTGGGTAGCCACtgtataaattatttcttttattacttGTCCTATACCcacaagatatatatatatatttatttgtttttttgaattttaggaAGCTAGCATGATCCCGTTTCAACTTAaggtgttattttttttttggaaaacaactcagtgtcatttcattaaaaaaaacccaaaaaaagggaaaatatacagaagtttaagatcagatctagcaatttctaaatttgacaatgaaacaataattgaattacagacaacaacaatcaattagcgcctatagCGTTTTTTACATTAATTCTACTTGGGACATTCttaaacgaaatatcccatatctgacATAGTTTTCTATTCTCGGTGTTGTTAGTGGGAATAGAACTTGAGAAATTTGGTCTCAGGTAAAAATTCTTTAGCACTTGAGGTACTTAATGAGTTTTGTGTTTAATTCGTTTTTGCTTAATACATTagaattttatgttatttttttgacCTTTGATctcaaaaatgattttataaaaaaatgttgtcaCTGTCAGATATGAACATGTGAAGTTTCAAAGATTGAGTTGAGGGGTAATTTGGATCAAATTAAGGTTTTGATTAAACAAATTAACTTGAAATTTGTGATGGGCCCCCTCTATAAAGttagtatattattattattattattaagatgaTTAATTAGCAATTAATCATTTGACCCTTGAAGTGAAAATATAAGAATCTGTCTTTGAATGAGGTCATGGGTGACTTGCTAATATAGTGTTCTTCCTGTTACACATTTTCTTATCCTCATTTCTGTGTCTTTTGTATTTGTGAAATGCTTCAGCGTCTTGTATtggttataatataatatatgatgcTTTGTGCTGCTAATTTGTATGTTGATTAACTATGTGTTTGCTTCAAAATAAAGCTAGGTCTTCTATTTCCACACGTATAGGGTATATGGGTTGAGCCCGGGGAGGCATATACACATGGCACGATCTTATTTGAATCAGTGAAAATCGAACATAagatttttggtattttaagTAATAACCTTGTTACTCTTAAGTTTTCTAGATTATGGGTTGGTTTTGTAGTCAACCATTTTGAATAAAGTGTGTGCTCAAGAATCAATGGCTTGGTACAATACTCAGAATTTGATGAAACCCATTTTGTCGGCTCTATGATGAGCAAGCAATGAATGGGAAAGTCTGTGATGAGAGTCAAAGGGCCAAGTGGGAATCCACAAAGTTAGTGCCCTTCTTTTTCAAGTTTAAACCACTTA from Impatiens glandulifera chromosome 9, dImpGla2.1, whole genome shotgun sequence includes the following:
- the LOC124914772 gene encoding putative NAC domain-containing protein 94: MDHEKKKDVDKMDDVILPGFRFHPTDEELVGFYLIRKIQQRPLSIELIKQADIYKYDPWDLPKLASNGEKEWYFYCPRDRKYRNSARPNRVTGAGFWKATGTDRPIYSSNGTKCIGLKKSLVFYRGKAAKGIKTDWMMHEFRLPSISDSMTPTKKLFHVKNIPANDAWAICKIFKKATTMAQRVLAQGSNLFNQNVFPAHFSPENISSCSNDITGASINSTSNDLNINFHDLDIPLYQPIYPTQNEDLSACFTSFPPNEMLGFTAKTASSDVTSLLNKSFQHDNSVFDGAEQSMNGYYSMNFSQDDTEGNVWGGEEVRKSLNMDNNHHLVNNVRSIRFPFSLPPSEQTDGWKSKLSW